A single window of Selenomonas sputigena DNA harbors:
- a CDS encoding biotin transporter BioY: MKQEDTMSVQKITKMALCVALCCVAAYISIPLPFTTAMITALTLAMNLTAFILKPRETFVVLCVYTLLGCIGLPVFVGGTSGLGKLLGPTGGFIIAFVIAYPIVSWLKGTGNSFKRFMSAAVFVGIPITYIGGLTSMMLLMDVSLWQALVMAVFPFIPGDVLKAALAAFLGVKLNKIFRQSE; encoded by the coding sequence ATGAAACAAGAAGATACGATGTCTGTGCAAAAGATAACAAAGATGGCACTTTGTGTGGCGCTTTGCTGTGTCGCCGCGTATATTTCCATCCCGTTGCCGTTTACTACGGCGATGATCACAGCTTTGACGCTTGCGATGAATCTTACAGCTTTTATCTTGAAACCGCGAGAAACGTTTGTGGTGCTTTGCGTCTACACTCTACTTGGGTGCATTGGTCTGCCCGTCTTTGTCGGCGGTACGTCAGGTTTGGGAAAACTTCTCGGCCCTACAGGGGGATTCATCATCGCTTTTGTTATTGCCTACCCGATTGTCAGTTGGCTCAAGGGGACGGGAAATTCGTTTAAGCGTTTCATGTCGGCGGCCGTTTTTGTTGGTATTCCCATCACATATATCGGGGGATTAACTTCCATGATGCTTTTGATGGATGTCAGTCTTTGGCAGGCTCTCGTTATGGCAGTTTTTCCATTCATTCCAGGAGATGTCTTGAAGGCTGCCTTGGCTGCATTTCTGGGTGTAAAACTCAACAAAATTTTCCGTCAGAGCGAATGA